A window from Candidatus Aegiribacteria sp. encodes these proteins:
- a CDS encoding PqqD family protein: MEKFRYPKNVVFREEPEGGILFDVNTGKLKLVEDVAWGICNLIDKGKTRTAILRELEKLYPEETTLENDLDLFLNELVETEFLISLEED; this comes from the coding sequence GTGGAAAAGTTCAGGTATCCGAAAAATGTTGTATTCAGAGAGGAACCCGAAGGCGGGATACTGTTCGATGTAAACACTGGCAAACTCAAACTTGTGGAGGATGTCGCGTGGGGAATCTGCAATCTTATCGACAAGGGTAAAACCAGAACCGCAATTCTTCGTGAACTTGAAAAACTCTATCCCGAAGAAACCACTCTTGAGAATGATCTCGACCTTTTTCTCAATGAACTTGTCGAGACTGAATTTCTGATATCACTGGAGGAAGACTGA
- a CDS encoding radical SAM protein, giving the protein MFVPPREANLLITHRCNLSCRHCGVYSHGKLQGELSPAQWGIVLDKLAEAKLLTLTLTGGEPFMREDF; this is encoded by the coding sequence TTGTTCGTCCCCCCGAGAGAAGCAAATTTACTAATAACACACAGGTGCAACCTTTCATGCCGCCATTGTGGGGTTTACAGCCATGGAAAGCTTCAAGGTGAACTTTCCCCTGCGCAATGGGGAATTGTTCTGGATAAACTCGCGGAAGCAAAACTCCTTACACTCACATTAACTGGCGGTGAACCTTTTATGCGGGAAGATTTT